ACTTAAAAGGTATATGCACTATATTCTTTGCTTGTCTCATTCCTGGGATGTGGCTTGTTAGCATGTTTCCTCAGAAATTCATAAAGGAGCAAACAGTAAGGAGCAAAGACATCTGATTTCTGTTGCTATCCTTAATGTAATTCTGACTTTAGATTTCCTGAAGTcacacacttttatttatttatttatttttgctctaagTTCTAAACTCTAAATTTTGCTCTAAGTTCACTACATTACATTTTACTTATCCATGTATTTCAGATATTATGTGAACTTTTCCCTACAAATTTCTCTAAACTGGTGTGCAAATTTCTCTAACCCTGAGACTGATAAAAAGTCTttcactgagcacctgaactTTCCATAATCTAGAACTCTATCCCTAACTTAAATAAGTATAGGATAATTAGGTTAAGTATAATTCAGAAAGTTGAAAACTGAAACATTCAGGCAAAGCTGTTGTTGAACAAAACTGATAATTTATAGACAAGAGAATTTTATTAGTTTCCTATGAAAACTGAGATACAGGACTGGAGGGATCAAGATTGGGTTGCAGCTTTGTGTGTCAGTAAACCAGCTACTCCATCCAATCTCATTAACTCctatcactcactcattcactgtGCATGAAATATCTAATATTTTAGACACTGTTTTGGGAGAATAAATGGcatgagaaaaaaatgttattcaaTTCATTCTAAACTAAAATAATTGCTAGTCAGGACgtatgttactttttaaaaaaattcctgtaAAAATCATTTGTCTAAATGACTCTTAATATATTAAATGCCTTAGATGTTATCTTGGGGCTTTGAAGGGGACCAAGCAGGACATTCCTGGACTCCTGCCCTTTATCGGCTCTGTATCCTGATGGCCCTCTTTGCTCTGTACAAGGTCCGCACACTGAGTACCCTTCTGTCCTGCACCAAATCTGTACATCTTCTGGCTCCCATATTGTATAAGACTGATCCCCTCTTGCTTTCTGTCCTGCATGAGGTCTTCACCTAGAGCTGCTCTCCACAGACAGGCTGAGCAGTCTCTGCTCTGATACCCATGGTGGTTCTGCTTTATGGAGCTTCATTGTGCAAGAAACAGTTGAGTAAATTGAAATGTTTAGTGAGGGAAGTGGAATTAATTGaaacatgagagaaaaatatttaatgatatttcaAATTTCAGTAAACTTTACTTATATTAGTACAATTAACAATATTAACATTGACATTAGCACCAGCTTTGACTTCAGTTTCTGAGTCCTGGATGGTCTACTGTGTCCAAAAGTGGAGTGGAAGCTTTAGTGAATGATTTCACTCTACATTCATATTGTGTTAAAACTTATTGTGTGTTTTCTACTCTAGTTTTCTAATCATCTTATGAGATGAGTCCTTTTATATTCTCAATTTGGGGGAAAAGTAAGTAATTTACAGAGTGTAAGCAACTTGTCTGTTGGTATAGTTGTCACCTCCCCAGGTCCGTTTCATAATCTCCTCAAAACTTGTGGCCAAAGTGCAACCTGGCCTTTCAGAAATTTGAACATTTGACTTTACATCAGTACAatctcatgttaaaaaaaaaatagttttaagtacttttttggaaaaatcttaaaaagtatgtgcatatgaaatttttaaaagtgatggcTCTTCCTTCTTCAGTGAGAACTGTATCCATGTACTCAGGGAGTCAAACTTCACAGAATCAAACGTCAAGTGATTTCATCCTTGTGGGGCTCTTTGGTGAAACCAAACATGCCCTCCTCCTCTACACTGCGACCTTCATCTTCTTCCTGATGGCCCTAGCTGGGAACGCCCTCCTCATCATCCTCGTCCACATGGAGCCCCgcctgcacacccccatgtacttcttcatcAGCCAGCTCTCCCTCATGGACCTCATGTACATATCTGTGACTGTGCCCAAGATGCTCCTGGGCCAGGTGACAGGAGATCATACAATCTCTCCCTCAGGTTGTGGGATCCAGATGTTCTTCTATCTGACGCTTGCTGGAGCTGAGACTTTTCTCTTGTCCGCCATGGCCTATGACAGATATGCTGCTATTTGCAGACCTCTCCATTATGCTCTGCTGATGAACCAGAGGGTCTGTGAATGCCTGGTGTCTGGATGCTGGTTCCTAGGAATGGTGGATGGTTTGTTGCTCACACCCATAGCCATGAGCTTCCCCTTTTGTCATTCCAGAAAAATCCTGAGTTTCTTCtgtgaggctcctgcattgctgaaGCTCTCCTGCTATGACATCTCCCTCTATAAAATGCTCATGTACCTATGTTGTATTCTCATGCTCCTCATCCCCATTGTGGTTATCTCAAGCTCATATGCCCTCATCCTGCACCTCATCCACAGGATTAATTCAGCCAAGGGCCACAGGAAGGCTTTTGCCACCTGCTCCTCACACATGACTGTAGTGTTACTCTTCTTTGGTGCCACCATCTACACCTACATGCTTCCCGATTCCTACCACACAGCTGAGCAGGACATGATGGTGTCAGCCTTTTATACCATCATCACCCCTGTGCTGAACCCCATCATTTACAGCTTCCACAATAAAGATGTCACAGGTGCTCTGAGGAGCAGGATGCAATTAGGACTGAGCCTAGAGAAAGTTGTAAAGGGGAAAGTCTAGGAATGACCACGACTCTTTCAACTTTTATATtatccctcctttccttttttctgctttcatttgtCTGCTGTTTACAGGGTCCCCCAAACTAAGTCTAGTcatgtctttcttctttcctatgcCTGTGACATTTCTCCTCCATCCTGTTTATTCATCCTAATTTATCACATTAAATGTAACATTCTTATGGTCCTTTTATATATGAGTCCTTTTATCCTTTATGTCAACACTGACATAAAGAAAACTACACATAATGCCCTCTATCTCATCTCACATCCCAAGTTTATCAATCATTTTAGTATGAGACTTGATTTTGAACAATAGCAGTAAAAGTGAATTACTATGAAGTCTTCAGGAACTTCTATATTCATGAACAAAATGATACAAGTGTCTAGTGTTTTGGGAATATGTGAAATTAGGAAAAAGTACATTTCCTCTGATTAACGTACAAGAAGGAGACTTGGATTCTCAATTGTTGAGGTACCACCACTTGGAACAGAACCTTTATCTTGCTATCAAATGTTAGACATTGGGTATTCTCATACCCCATACCTGCTGCATGTCAATTCTTTACATGGCATGTCAACTCAATGCTTTTGCTATTCGTTTATGATTATTCCTATAGTGTTACATAAGGAATTTGTCTGAACATGGAAATAACTCCACCAATGAGGGGAAAGAACCTGTATCTAAAAAGTGAGAGCTTTATCTAGAGGTaggtaaaattttagttttagaaaCTGCTGTgattacataaataaaagaagcaaaactgCCCAAACTGACACTAGCAATTAAACAATTTTAATCTTATTATTAACAATATCATTAGATAAGTCTTAGATATTATCTTTCCAAtcagtttggtttttgttttaaatgagtgTTTGATTTATGTATTTGTCATCCAGGAACACAAAGtgcaaagaaaaactgaaatattgATTTTGAATTTACCCACAAATAGGGGGACTGTTGTGATTAGATGTAATCAAGTGAAAAAGAATTAGTCTTGAAGTTAGTTCAGAATCTGCCTCTTTAGTTCTCAAGAGCTATGTGGCATTTGTGAACTTGCCCAAG
The DNA window shown above is from Bos indicus x Bos taurus breed Angus x Brahman F1 hybrid chromosome 7, Bos_hybrid_MaternalHap_v2.0, whole genome shotgun sequence and carries:
- the LOC113896276 gene encoding olfactory receptor 2T3-like; amino-acid sequence: MYSGSQTSQNQTSSDFILVGLFGETKHALLLYTATFIFFLMALAGNALLIILVHMEPRLHTPMYFFISQLSLMDLMYISVTVPKMLLGQVTGDHTISPSGCGIQMFFYLTLAGAETFLLSAMAYDRYAAICRPLHYALLMNQRVCECLVSGCWFLGMVDGLLLTPIAMSFPFCHSRKILSFFCEAPALLKLSCYDISLYKMLMYLCCILMLLIPIVVISSSYALILHLIHRINSAKGHRKAFATCSSHMTVVLLFFGATIYTYMLPDSYHTAEQDMMVSAFYTIITPVLNPIIYSFHNKDVTGALRSRMQLGLSLEKVVKGKV